In the Mustelus asterias unplaced genomic scaffold, sMusAst1.hap1.1 HAP1_SCAFFOLD_35, whole genome shotgun sequence genome, agatattaaatgagtactttgcatcagtattcaccaaagataaggacttggtgggtgatgagtctgggaaaggatgtgtagatagtttgagccatgttgatatcaaaaaggaggaggtattgaggttcttgagaaacattaaggtagacaagtccctagggcctgatggggtataccccaaaatactgagagaggcaagggaggaaattgctggggactTGAGGGaaacctttgtatcctcactggcaacaggggacgtcatgatgtggagatgccggtgttggactgaggtaaacacagtcagaattttaacaacaccaggttaaagtccaaccggtttatctggtagcaaatggcatttgctaccaaataaacctgttggactttaacctggtgttgttaaaactcttacaggggaggtcccagaggattggagaatagccaatgttgttcctttatttaagaaggatggcaagcagggaggttgtgtctcacgaacttgatcgagtttttcgaggaagtaacaaagatgattgatcagggtagggcagtggatgttgtatacttggacttcagtaaggcctttgacaaggtccctcatggcagactcgtgcagaaggtgaagttgcatgggatcagatgtgagctggctacgtggatacaaaactggcttggtcacagaaaacagagggtagcagtggaacggtgtgtttctgaatggagggctgtgacaagtggcgttcctcagggatcagtgctggaatctttgctgtttgtaatatatataaatgatttggaggaaaatgtaactggcttgattagtaagtttgcagacgacacaaaggttgatggatttgcagatagcggtgaggaccatcagaggatacagcaggatgtagatcagttggagacttgggcagagagatggcacatggagtttaacccggacaaatgtgaggtaatgcattttggaaggtctcatacagataggaaatatacagtaaatggcagaacacttaagagtattgataggcaaaaagATCTGGGTgaataggtacacaggtcactgaaagtggcaatgcaggtggagaaggtagtcaagaaggcatacggcatgcttgccttcatcggccggggcattgagtttaaaaattggcaagtcatgttgcagctttatcgaaccttagttaggacgcacttggaacatagtgttcaattctggtcgccacactaccagaaggatgtagaggctttggagagggtacagaaaagatttaccaggatgttgcctggtatggagggcattaactatgaagagaggttggagaaacttggtttgttctcactggaacgacggaggatgaggggcgacctgatagacatctacaagattatgaggggcatggacagagtggatagtcagaagctttttcccagggtggaagagtcaattactcaggggcacaggttgaaggtgccaggggcaaggtttaaagaagatgtatgaggcagatattttacacagagagtggtgggtgcctggaactcgttgccaggagtggtagtggaagtggatacggcagtgagttttaaggggcgtcttgacaaatacatgaataggatgggaatagagggatatggtccccggaagggtagagggttttagttcagtcaggcagcatggtcggtgcaggcttggagggctgaagggcctgttcctgtgctgtaatgttccttgttctttgaatgTAAAACAATGGGGCTCAGTCTTAGGATACGGGGTACAccatttaggaatgagatgagggaaaatttcttcactcagaggaggtgaacctatggaattctcgacCAAAGAAGCTGTGAAGACAAAGTCACTGCATAGgttcaagaaggagagagagattttttttagattttaatggcatcaaggggtattgggAAAAACAGAATAtggaattgagatagaggatcagccatgatcacattgaatgatggaacagacacgaagggttgaatggccgactcctgttccgagtttctatgttttcaagttctgatgaaaggtcacaaacctgaaaaactaacactgtttctctctctaaacAGATGCTGCCCAATCTGCTGAGCtttcttttctgcttttattgcagatttccagtgTCTGAACAGATCCCAGCCagagacagcaccttcaggagagagagagaggaaccagtgagtgtcgaactgaacccagccagagtcactaCTTTCAAGGGATAGAGAGGTAACTAATCTAAACCCTGTATTCAAAAACAGAggtagagaggaaagagggaaccAATGACCAGTCAGCCGAACGTCAGTCGTAGGGCAGCTGCTCGAGCCCATTACCAAGCGTTTGGAAAGCAGTGTTATgatcagataaagtcagcatggatttacaaaagggaaatcatgcttgataaaacTACTGaagttcttcgaggatgtaactagtagagttgaccaggaagaaccggtggatgttgtttacTTAGAATTTCAGAATACTTTCGACAGGGTCGCTCATAATGTttttaattggtaaaggttaaagtttgtttattagtgtcacaagtaggtttacattaacactgcaatgaagttattgtgaaaatcccctcgtcgccatactccggcggctgttcaggtagactgagggagaatttagcatgaccaattcaccgaactagggggcacaggttgaaggtgccaggggcaaggtttaaagaagatgtatgaggcagattttttacacagagagtagtgggtgcctggaactcgttgccaggggaggtcgtggaagtggatacggcagtgagttttaaggggcgtcttgacaaatacatgaataggatgggaatagagggatatggtccccggaagggtagagggttttagttcagtcaggcagcatggtcggtgcaggcttggagggctgaagggcctgttcctgtgctgtaatgttcctttcagcctttcagactgcgggaggaactggagtacccagaggaaacacacacagacacggagggaacgtgcagactccacacagatagtgactcacaacaaagatatataCCAGTGATGAACAAGGATTCTGAAAGGgaataaatcaaccatggttaaccgaGGAAGTTAAGATTGCATTAAACTGAAAGAAGAACATAGGATGTTTCATATATTCGTGATAAGACAGAGCATTGGGGAAGTTTCTAAAACCAACAAATGATGACCAAAAAAATACTAACGTGAGAGAAGATGAACGACAAACGTAAATGAACAAGTAATATAAAAAGAATCAGAAAGagtttctttaaatatataacaagagAGAGGCTAAAGTGAACATAAGCTCCTGAGAGATCGAGACTGGGAATTAAAAGTGGGGAACCATAAAGTGGCAGAGGAGTGAAATAAATAGTCTGTGTCAGGACGGCTGAGTAGTCGAAGCTGCTGCGTTCAGGTCACAGACTCCTCTCGAGgcctggtttcaaattccagtccTGACATTGATTAAGGGTGGCAGTGGCAGGAAATCATTGCAGGTGATATTTTGCATATAGCCAGAAAGAAAAGATcagaacagggtaaatgcagtctTACCCAGTTAAACTATCCCTCCTTatccttctcaacctgtccacacctttgacatggttgactgcaCTATCCTGCTCCAATACCTTCACACTGTCAGGTCAGTGTGCACAGCAGATGAAGATGTTAATGTACCTGACATCCTGGGAAAACTAAAGATGGATGAAGGGCTGGGCCTCAGTAAACAAGTGTAGAGAAGgctggagttctcaatcatctGCACCTCAAGcggcagctcctccatctcaatgtgtgtggtgagatcaggccattctgctcagtcaggaacacccagactgacgataagagagagagaggctataATTGGAACCAAACAAGAAGGGAGATTCAGTCAGAGGAACCAAGCCCCACCCCCAAAACAGAGCACAGGATGATTCCAGGATCTAACCGTGGCCTCTGCAAAGTGAGTTGCTCTAACCGGGAatggcactgagccccacacatcgagcacaggaagatcccagtctcTGTGCTGATTGGCCTGACTCCAGGGAGTTTGCAGTGCCGCCACTGCTGAGACTGGGgaactgcagcgtgacatgtttacacaggaagctgCCATTGAAACCCTGAGCTGCGGATTTATGGAATCCTACAGCGTAGAAggcggtcattcggcccatcgagtccgcaccaaccacaatcccacccaggtcctatctccagaaccccatgcatttaccctagctgatctcccggacactcaggggcaatttggcacggccaatccaccgaacccacacatctttgaactgtgggaggaaaccggaggaaacccacggggagaacgtgcagactccgcatagtcagtgacccaaaccgtaATCGAACTAGGGTCCCTAACCACGGTGCCGCCCTATTCACAGCCAGGCAGgatgggattcccgctgccgaaaccCTGCTCCCATCCGGAGCTCCGCCGCGGGCTCAgaatccgggcccggggactgaagccactgacgggacatttgctgccgctccgcgcggtgtctgatgggcccGGGGTAAATCCCCGCCAACGGCCTGTGACCGGCAGCTGGGAAAACCAATCGGAAATTGCCGCATCGCGGTTATCCAATGGCCGCTCTGCGcccactgagtgacagctgctttatccaatccgtgatCTCCATAGTCAGAAGTTCGAGACCATTGAAAATGACGCTCTAATTGTACCCAATCGCAGATCGCGTTGCTAACAACGCACGCCCCCAATGAGATGGACATCTTCTCTCGCCAATCGGAACGCACTGTCCAATCGGAATGTGCCGCTCGTGCGCGACTCGTGCAGCGTCACTCCCAGCCCAGCGTCATTGCGTCATTCAATTCGATCCGGAgctgaaaccaatgagaaatcaAAGAATTTGTGGCCGAAATAATCCTTAAAGTGGAACCGCTCACAGAATTATGGTTGTTCAATTATAATTCTTTGATGGCAGTTAAAGCGGCAAAAGGACTGCGTAAAGTCAGAGGATGCAAAAGCTGAACCCCgcgggaaaggaaggaggaaatAAATGAAGGGAACAGGTGACAAAAAAGAACTGGGAGGAAGGCAAGCAAGAAGCAGCGGCGttgagagagggaattccagagctgatccAGAGAGCTGAAAGTGCGACCATCACTGGTGGAgtgaaccaagatgtggagatgccggcgttggactggggtgaacacagtaagcagtcttacaacaccaggttaaagtccaacacgtttatttggtagcaaataccataagctttcggagcactgctccttcgtcagatctgacgaagcttatggtatttgctaccaaataaacctgttggactttaacctggtgttgtgagacttcttacggagtgaaccaa is a window encoding:
- the LOC144482253 gene encoding uncharacterized protein LOC144482253 isoform X1, whose amino-acid sequence is MEELPLEVQMIENSSLLYTCLLRPSPSSIFSFPRMSGAVSGWDLFRHWKSAIKAEKKAQQIGQHLFRERNSVSFSGISKLGELWILVTSPCWGDQNCTRYS
- the LOC144482253 gene encoding uncharacterized protein LOC144482253 isoform X2, yielding MEELPLEVQMIENSSLLYTCLLRPSPSSIFSFPRMSGAVSGWDLFRHWKSAIKAEKKAQQIGQHLFRERNSVSFSGISKLGELWILVTSPCWPWKPRLV
- the LOC144482253 gene encoding uncharacterized protein LOC144482253 isoform X3, which translates into the protein MEELPLEVQMIENSSLLYTCLLRPSPSSIFSFPRMSGAVSGWDLFRHWKSAIKAEKKAQQIGQHLFRERNSVSFSGISKLGELWILVTSPCWLLMK